The following proteins are encoded in a genomic region of Verrucomicrobiota bacterium:
- a CDS encoding PIN domain-containing protein has translation MIPEKLFLDTGCFIARELVRDQFHEKASSAWTKLADSPCQLYSSEHVFDECISLLGRRHSYAFAAECGVNYLNTQLIHWLTTTDEDLRNALRIMKKYADQGISFTDCISIVLMQREGLKHVFGFDPHFTAARFKLWPE, from the coding sequence ATGATTCCCGAAAAACTGTTCCTGGATACCGGTTGTTTTATTGCCCGCGAATTGGTGCGTGATCAATTTCACGAAAAGGCTTCGAGCGCCTGGACTAAGCTGGCAGATTCCCCATGCCAACTGTACAGTTCCGAACATGTTTTCGACGAATGCATAAGCTTGTTAGGCCGTCGCCACTCTTATGCCTTTGCCGCTGAATGCGGTGTCAATTATCTTAATACTCAATTAATTCACTGGTTGACTACTACCGATGAGGATCTGCGGAACGCCCTTCGAATAATGAAGAAGTATGCTGATCAGGGAATCTCATTCACGGATTGCATCTCCATTGTATTAATGCAGCGCGAAGGATTGAAGCATGTATTCGGATTTGATCCTCATTTCACAGCC